A single region of the Anopheles funestus chromosome X, idAnoFuneDA-416_04, whole genome shotgun sequence genome encodes:
- the LOC125762295 gene encoding cytochrome P450 4c3-like has translation SGFFSFYGSELFNRIIASRKLYGRRQGITRIWNGMTPYVLISQAQAVEKILSSTKNIEKGRDYEFLQPWLGTGLLTSPASKWQHRRKILTPTFHFRILSDFVEVFNKQSTVLVEKLAQEVDNVEGFDCVRYITLCSLDIICETAMGCPVYAQQQSNSEYVRAHEKIGQIMLNRLQKLWLHPDFIFRCTQQYQEQQKCLDILHKFSYRMITERRSIIQGGLKESDLLVDGNNNSEAVESLQLSTTGRKQLAFLDLLIEASDGGRVLSDMDIREEVDTFILGGHDTTATCISWTLFLLGTEPSVQEKVLEEIERVMGGDSERWPTMRELHEMRYLEACIKEGLRLYPSIPIIGRRLTEDVRLADHVLPAGTNAVIVVYQLHRDPAVFPNPERFNPEHFLSDAADASSRQPRHPFAYIPFSAGPRNCIGQKFGALEAKAVLASVLRQYRVEAVDRRENLTLYGELVLRSKGGLKIRITKRK, from the exons TCcggctttttttccttttatgggTCAGAACTCTTCAACCGTATTATTGCTTCCCGTAAACTATATGGAAGACGGCAAGGTATCACTCGGATCTGGAATGGGATGACACCTTACGTACTTATATCTCAGGCGCAAGCAGTCGAG AAGATTCTCAGTAGTACGAAAAACATTGAGAAGGGTCGTGACTACGAATTTCTACAGCCCTGGCTCGGTACCGGTCTGCTGACAAGCCCCGCCAGTAAGTGGCAACATCGTCGGAAGATCCTAACTCCTACGTTTCACTTTCGCATCCTGTCGGACTTTGTGGAGGTGTTCAACAAACAGTCGACGGTGTTGGTGGAGAAGCTAGCGCAGGAGGTAGACAACGTGGAGGGGTTCGACTGTGTGCGCTACATCACACTCTGCTCGCTGGATATTATATGCG AAACTGCTATGGGATGTCCAGTGTACGCACAGCAACAATCCAACTCTGAATACGTTAGAGCTCACGAGAA AATTGGACAGATAATGCTCAATCGGCTGCAAAAGCTCTGGTTACATCCGGACTTTATCTTTCGCTGCACTCAGCAATATCAGGAACAGCAAAAGTGTCTGGACATTTTGCACAAATTCTCCTACCGCATGATCACGGAAAGGCGTTCCATCATTCAGGGTGGTCTCAAAGAATCGGATCTCCTGGTGGACGGGAACAATAACAGTGAAGCGGTAGAATCTCTTCAACTCTCCACGACGGGTCGTAAGCAACTCGCATTTCTCGATCTCCTCATCGAGGCGTCCGATGGTGGACGAGTACTTTCCGATATGGATATACGGGAGGAAGTGGATACGTTCATTCTCGGTGGACATGATACGACCGCTACCTGCATTTCGTGGACATTATTCTTGCTCGGGACGGAACCTTCCGTACAGGAAAAGGTGCTGGAAGAGATCGAACGTGTTATGGGTGGTGATAGTGAACGGTGGCCAACAATGCGCGAGCTGCACGAGATGCGTTATCTGGAGGCGTGCATTAAGGAGGGACTTCGGCTGTATCCAAGCATCCCGATCATTGGACGACGCTTGACGGAGGATGTGCGACTTGCCGACCATGTGCTACCGGCGGGCACGAACGCCGTCATAGTCGTCTACCAGCTACACCGTGATCCGGCCGTCTTTCCCAATCCGGAACGCTTCAATCCAGAACATTTCCTGTCGGATGCGGCGGACGCTAGCTCCCGGCAACCGCGTCATCCCTTCGCTTACATCCCATTTAGTGCGGGACCACGCAATTGCATTGGGCAAAAGTTTGGTGCACTGGAGGCGAAGGCAGTGCTCGCGTCCGTCCTGCGACAGTATCGTGTTGAAGCGGTCGATCGCCGGGAGAATCTTACGCTCTACGGTGAGCTAGTACTTCGCTCCAAGGGTGGATTAAAAATACGCATCACAAAgcgtaaataa